Proteins from a genomic interval of Zingiber officinale cultivar Zhangliang chromosome 1B, Zo_v1.1, whole genome shotgun sequence:
- the LOC121989827 gene encoding protein RADIALIS-like 6 isoform X1, which translates to MASSSITSSSSPWTTKQNKMFEKALAVYDKDTPDRWHNVARAVGGKTIDEVKHHYELLVEDIRLIEKGHLPYAHYLSSARRAV; encoded by the exons ATGGCATCGAGTTCAATCACCTCTTCCTCCTCGCCGTGGACCACGAAGCAGAACAAGATGTTTGAGAAGGCATTGGCGGTGTACGACAAGGATACGCCAGATCGTTGGCACAACGTTGCTCGTGCTGTCGGTGGGAAGACCATCGATGAAGTGAAGCACCACTATGAGCTGCTCGTTGAGGACATCCGCCTCATCGAGAAAGGCCACTTGCCTTATGCTCACTACCTTTCTTCAGCAAGAAGAG CAGTTTGA
- the LOC121989827 gene encoding protein RADIALIS-like 6 isoform X2 produces the protein MASSSITSSSSPWTTKQNKMFEKALAVYDKDTPDRWHNVARAVGGKTIDEVKHHYELLVEDIRLIEKGHLPYAHYLSSARRV, from the exons ATGGCATCGAGTTCAATCACCTCTTCCTCCTCGCCGTGGACCACGAAGCAGAACAAGATGTTTGAGAAGGCATTGGCGGTGTACGACAAGGATACGCCAGATCGTTGGCACAACGTTGCTCGTGCTGTCGGTGGGAAGACCATCGATGAAGTGAAGCACCACTATGAGCTGCTCGTTGAGGACATCCGCCTCATCGAGAAAGGCCACTTGCCTTATGCTCACTACCTTTCTTCAGCAAGAAGAG TTTGA